Proteins encoded by one window of Cucurbita pepo subsp. pepo cultivar mu-cu-16 chromosome LG14, ASM280686v2, whole genome shotgun sequence:
- the LOC111810399 gene encoding golgin subfamily A member 6-like protein 22 has product MDEIRVIDFVRKLESKKETEVVGLVEDLYKNYQSIYDQYGHLRDEAERIVKSEKENEEDKEDVCSSSLSSSSDSDSEYFSSEEVNITSSVHNLQNEQSSNWFVQIQTEELEKQIVQKNEALAKVDFLHRELDSVRTQKREMENRKNKEISENMALIGNLKEELVEKIGVEKKMLEEKERVLARSKDLEMEIDTLHYRRREIEEQNIRMRSENQWLNTKISELEMALTSKETEASSQTVALMEQVKNLKHTINGLQTEKTKLGQEMEQYKQEVSHRFSEMEEENKKLRTKIVDQETILKEKEETIIKFNEKYKKAKSCLPDVASSLINTERKMEELAEDLRCGLEDKIRLLSQRILVAEQLHNESRENFRVKNKRHEQEKRHFEQKIEKHEEELMKLSNVNEFGMDRVARRFEEESSIYDQYGHLRDEAERIVKSEKENEEDKEDVCSSSLSSSSDSDSEYFSSEEVNITSSVHNLQNEQSSNWFVQIQTEELEKQIVQKNEALAKVDFLHRELDSVRTQKREMENRKNKEISENMVLIGNLKEELVEKIGVEKKMLEEKERMEEKEEQEFLLREKLWNLEAKISKEGGEKLNLIRTLGQFEKKMTKMENLVKEKDEEVFRLAEEKREVIRQLCVVIDHYRSQSDHLKDAMLGKTVRNRRMI; this is encoded by the exons ATGGACGAGATCCGAGTCATTGACTTTGTTCGTAAATT GGAGTCGAAGAAGGAAACGGAAGTTGTTGGTTTAGTTGAAGATCTGTACAAAAATTATCAGTCTATTTATGATCAATATGGTCATCTACGTGATGAAGCGGAAAGAATTGTTAAATCTGAAAAGGAAAACGAGGAGGATAAGGAAGAtgtttgttcttcatctttaaGCTCTAGTTCCGACTCTGATTCGGAGTACTTTTCGTCGGAGGAAGTAAATATCACTAGCAGTGTTCATAATTTACAGAATGAACAGTCGAGTAACTGGTttgttcaaattcaaactGAGGAACTCGAAAAGCAAATTGTTCAGAAGAATGAAGCTTTGGCTAAGGTTGATTTTCTGCATCGGGAACTAGATAGTGTACGAACACAGAAACGGGAAATGGAAAATAGGAAGAACAAGGAGATATCTGAGAATATGGCTTTGAtaggaaatttgaaagaagaattgGTCGAAAAGATTGGAGTTGAAAAGAAGATGctggaagagaaagagagagttcTTGCTCGGAGTAAGGATCTGGAAATGGAAATAGACACTCTGCATTACCGAAGAAGGGAAATAGAAGAACAGAATATTCGGATGAGATCAGAAAATCAGTGGCTGAACACTAAAATTTCTGAACTGGAGATGGCATTGACGAGTAAAGAGACAGAAGCTTCTTCTCAGACGGTCGCGTTAATGGAGCAAGTCAAGAATCTGAAACATACAATAAATGGATTGCAGACGGAAAAAACCAAATTAGGGCAAGAAATGGAGCAATATAAACAAGAAGTTTCTCACCGATTTTCGGAAATGGAGgaggaaaacaagaaattgagAACCAAAATTGTCGACCAGGAAACAATCCtaaaggaaaaagaggaaaCGATAATTAAATTCAACGAGAAATACAAGAAAGCGAAGAGTTGCTTACCTGATGTCGCCTCGAGCCTGATAAACACAGAGAGGAAGATGGAAGAATTAGCAGAGGATCTTCGTTGCGGCCTGGAAGATAAAATCCGTTTATTGTCGCAAAGGATTCTCGTTGCGGAGCAACTACACAACGAAAGCAGAGAAAATTTCAGagtgaaaaacaaaagacaTGAGCAAGAGAAGAGACATTTCGAACAAAAAATCGAAAAACACGAAGAGGAACTGATGAAACTCAGTAATGTGAACGAATTCGGAATGGACAGAGTAGCAAGAAGATTCGAAGAAGAGAGC TCTATTTATGATCAATATGGTCATCTACGTGATGAAGCGGAAAGAATTGTTAAATCTGAAAAGGAAAACGAGGAGGATAAGGAAGAtgtttgttcttcatctttaaGCTCTAGTTCCGACTCTGATTCGGAGTACTTTTCGTCGGAGGAAGTAAATATCACTAGCAGTGTTCATAATTTACAGAATGAACAGTCGAGTAACTGGTttgttcaaattcaaactGAGGAACTCGAAAAGCAAATTGTTCAGAAGAATGAAGCTTTGGCTAAGGTTGATTTTCTGCATCGGGAATTAGATAGTGTACGAACCCAGAAACGGGAAATGGAAAATAGGAAGAACAAGGAGATATCTGAGAATATGGTTTTGAtaggaaatttgaaagaagaattgGTCGAAAAGATTGGAGTTGAAAAGAAGATGctggaagagaaagagaga atggaagaaaaagaagaacaagagttCCTGTTAAGAGAGAAACTATGGAATCTAGAGGCGAAAATAAGCAAAGAGGGAGGAGAGAAACTGAATCTGATCAGAACCCTCGGACAATTcgagaagaagatgacaaaAATGGAGAACTTAGTAAAGGAGAAAGATGAAGAAGTGTTCCGACTTgcagaagagaagagagaagtgATTCGACAATTATGCGTTGTGATCGATCACTATCGAAGCCAGTCTGATCATCTCAAGGACGCCATGCTCGGGAAGACGGTTAGAAACAGAAGAATGATTTGA
- the LOC111810400 gene encoding stellacyanin-like translates to MMMMGSSVNAFTHIVGASHGWRVPDNVTFYDEWAKPRTFGVGDKLVFPYRPGANNIVAVKKADYEVCGEENVINMYYLGPTILNLTEAGDYYYFDGIGKHCEAGQKLHVQVGSKDGTSGADPLPFNLETFGIHTSLDPSQNVAPAAAPTAATKASHANANALLVPTGLAAIAMFFSTLL, encoded by the exons atgatgatgatgggaTCATCGGTGAATGCATTCACTCACATTGTGGGCGCAAGCCATGGCTGGAGAGTACCCGATAACGTTACATTCTACGATGAATGGGCTAAGCCTAGAACCTTCGGTGTCGGAGACAAACTCG TTTTCCCGTATCGGCCTGGGGCGAACAACATAGTGGCGGTGAAGAAGGCGGACTACGAGGTATGTGGTGAGGAGAATGTGATAAACATGTACTATCTAGGGCCGACCATCCTGAACCTGACCGAGGCGGGGGACTACTACTACTTCGATGGAATTGGGAAGCATTGTGAGGCTGGGCAGAAGCTGCACGTCCAAGTGGGTTCGAAGGATGGCACTTCTGGTGCGGACCCATTGCCGTTTAACCTTGAAACTTTTGGGATTCACACGAGTTTGGATCCGAGCCAAAACGTAGCCCCGGCTGCAGCCCCAACCGCGGCCACCAAAGCATCCCATGCCAATGCCAATGCCTTGCTTGTTCCTACGGGATTGGCCGCCATTGCCATGTTTTTCTCCACCTTACTTtga
- the LOC111810595 gene encoding ethylene-responsive transcription factor CRF2-like yields the protein MEPMDLFSSPVLPPIKYTEHRSQTRLVSPPLMTPKVVKISVMDADATDSSSDDEEQDYACRRVKKFVNEITIEASPVKSSRKKPTGGKSKFPAVNRDPLKQQPTGGKKFRGVRQRPWGKWAAEIRDPLRRVRVWLGTYNTAEEAAMVYDNAAIQLRGPTAQTNFIPPPKFSPETAAASSGYVSAEESNENLSSPTSVLRCPSPSTNDAVSGKTSTTTTTGKETGRDEPEKISEFSFHSNYDTFFPNDIFDFRPPVPSLFGETTLNDGFLKGDYGSSMFINPADDFGFGFGFGFGLSTWHTVKDSFQDISDIFGSDPLLAL from the coding sequence atGGAACCAATGGACTTGTTCTCCAGTCCTGTTCTGCCGCCGATCAAGTACACTGAACATCGTAGCCAGACCAGACTCGTTTCTCCGCCATTAATGACGCCTAAGGTCGTTAAGATTTCTGTAATGGACGCGGATGCCACGGACTCTTCTAGtgatgatgaagaacaagACTACGCTTGTCGCCGAGTTAAGAAATTCGTTAACGAGATTACAATCGAGGCCTCGCCGGTGAAGAGTAGCCGCAAGAAACCCACCGGCGGGAAATCGAAGTTTCCGGCGGTTAATCGGGATCCATTGAAGCAGCAACCGACGGGAGGTAAGAAATTCCGCGGCGTACGGCAACGGCCATGGGGGAAATGGGCGGCTGAGATTAGAGATCCTTTACGACGAGTACGGGTTTGGTTAGGCACATATAATACGGCTGAAGAAGCCGCTATGGTCTATGATAATGCTGCCATTCAACTCCGTGGACCCACCGCTCAAACGAATTTCATTCCTCCGCCTAAGTTCTCACCGGAAACCGCGGCGGCGAGTTCTGGCTATGTCTCGGCCGAGGAATCCAACGAGAATCTGTCCTCTCCGACTTCCGTTCTCCGTTGCCCGTCGCCATCGACAAACGACGCCGTATCCGGAAAAACCTCAACAACAACGACAACCGGAAAAGAAACCGGCCGAGACGAACCGGAGAAGATTTCGGAATTCTCGTTCCATTCAAACTACGATACGTTTTTCCCTAATGATATCTTCGACTTCCGACCGCCGGTTCCGTCTCTGTTCGGCGAGACGACACTCAACGACGGCTTTTTGAAGGGAGACTACGGCAGTAGTATGTTCATTAACCCGGCCGATGATTTCGGGTTCGGGTTCGGTTTCGGGTTTGGATTATCCACGTGGCATACGGTTAAAGATTCCTTCCAAGACATCAGCGACATATTCGGGTCGGACCCTCTTCTTGCGCTTTga
- the LOC111810626 gene encoding putative glucose-6-phosphate 1-epimerase isoform X2, with translation MAETQQYNQKPAVEVAKDKNGVDQVLLRNSRGASARVSLHGGQVLSWKTEKGEELLFTSTKAVFKPPKAVRGGIPICFPQFGARGNLEQHGFARNKIWKIDDNPPPLTRGEIKDKSCIDLLLKPSEDDLKIWPHSFEFRLKICLTADGNLTLISRIRNINCKPFSFSIAFHTYFSISDISEVRVEGLEILDYLDNLCDKQRFTEQGDALTFESEIDRVYLSSSDLVAVLDHERKRTFVIRKEGLPDVVVWNPWEKKSKSIVDLGDEDYKQMLCVDGAAIEKPITLKPGEEWTGRLELSILPSS, from the exons ATGGCTGAAACCCAGCAATA TAACCAGAAACCAGCAGTTGAAGTTGCCAAAGACAAGAATGGTGTGGACCAAGTGCTGCTTAGGAACTCTCGTGGAGCTTCAGCAAGG GTTAGCTTGCATGGAGGCCAAGTTCTTTCATGGAAAACTGAAAAAGGTGAAGAATTATTGTTTACCAGTACTAAG GCAGTTTTCAAGCCACCAAAAGCTGTGAGAGGAGGAATTCCAATCTGTTTTCCGCAG TTTGGGGCTCGTGGAAACCTCGAGCAGCACGGGTTTGCTCGaaacaagatttggaaaatCGACGATAACCCTCCTCCTCTTACTCGTGGCGAAATCAAAGACAAATCCTGCATCGATTTGCTTCTTAAACCGTCTGAAGACGATCTGAAAATATGGCCACATAG TTTTGAATTCAGACTCAAGATCTGTTTGACAGCAGATGGCAATCTCACTTTAATATCACGAATTCGTAATATCAATTGCAAGCCTTTCAGTTTCTCCATTGCATTCCACACATATTTCTCCATTTCTGATATCAG TGAGGTAAGGGTCGAGGGGCTTGAGATTCTCGACTATCTCGACAACTTATGCGATAAACAACGGTTCACCGAGCAAGGAGACGCCTTAACGTTTGAATCCGAG ATCGATCGGGTTTATCTTAGTTCTTCAGATCTCGTCGCCGTGCTTGATCATGAACGAAAACGCACATTTGTTATAAGAAAGGAAGGACTTCCAGATGTTG TGGTGTGGAATCCATGGGAGAAGAAATCGAAATCCATCGTCGATCTCGGGGACGAAGACTACAAACAAATGCTATGTGTTGATGGAGCTGCAATTGAGAAACCTATTACATTGAAGCCAGGTGAGGAATGGACTGGCCGTTTGGAACTATCCATCCTCCcctcgagttaa
- the LOC111810626 gene encoding putative glucose-6-phosphate 1-epimerase isoform X3, whose amino-acid sequence MVWTKCCLGTLVELQQGLACMEAKFFHGKLKKAVFKPPKAVRGGIPICFPQFGARGNLEQHGFARNKIWKIDDNPPPLTRGEIKDKSCIDLLLKPSEDDLKIWPHSFEFRLKICLTADGNLTLISRIRNINCKPFSFSIAFHTYFSISDISEVRVEGLEILDYLDNLCDKQRFTEQGDALTFESEIDRVYLSSSDLVAVLDHERKRTFVIRKEGLPDVVVWNPWEKKSKSIVDLGDEDYKQMLCVDGAAIEKPITLKPGEEWTGRLELSILPSS is encoded by the exons ATGGTGTGGACCAAGTGCTGCTTAGGAACTCTCGTGGAGCTTCAGCAAGG GTTAGCTTGCATGGAGGCCAAGTTCTTTCATGGAAAACTGAAAAAG GCAGTTTTCAAGCCACCAAAAGCTGTGAGAGGAGGAATTCCAATCTGTTTTCCGCAG TTTGGGGCTCGTGGAAACCTCGAGCAGCACGGGTTTGCTCGaaacaagatttggaaaatCGACGATAACCCTCCTCCTCTTACTCGTGGCGAAATCAAAGACAAATCCTGCATCGATTTGCTTCTTAAACCGTCTGAAGACGATCTGAAAATATGGCCACATAG TTTTGAATTCAGACTCAAGATCTGTTTGACAGCAGATGGCAATCTCACTTTAATATCACGAATTCGTAATATCAATTGCAAGCCTTTCAGTTTCTCCATTGCATTCCACACATATTTCTCCATTTCTGATATCAG TGAGGTAAGGGTCGAGGGGCTTGAGATTCTCGACTATCTCGACAACTTATGCGATAAACAACGGTTCACCGAGCAAGGAGACGCCTTAACGTTTGAATCCGAG ATCGATCGGGTTTATCTTAGTTCTTCAGATCTCGTCGCCGTGCTTGATCATGAACGAAAACGCACATTTGTTATAAGAAAGGAAGGACTTCCAGATGTTG TGGTGTGGAATCCATGGGAGAAGAAATCGAAATCCATCGTCGATCTCGGGGACGAAGACTACAAACAAATGCTATGTGTTGATGGAGCTGCAATTGAGAAACCTATTACATTGAAGCCAGGTGAGGAATGGACTGGCCGTTTGGAACTATCCATCCTCCcctcgagttaa
- the LOC111810626 gene encoding putative glucose-6-phosphate 1-epimerase isoform X1, producing MDHSGAASNQKPAVEVAKDKNGVDQVLLRNSRGASARVSLHGGQVLSWKTEKGEELLFTSTKAVFKPPKAVRGGIPICFPQFGARGNLEQHGFARNKIWKIDDNPPPLTRGEIKDKSCIDLLLKPSEDDLKIWPHSFEFRLKICLTADGNLTLISRIRNINCKPFSFSIAFHTYFSISDISEVRVEGLEILDYLDNLCDKQRFTEQGDALTFESEIDRVYLSSSDLVAVLDHERKRTFVIRKEGLPDVVVWNPWEKKSKSIVDLGDEDYKQMLCVDGAAIEKPITLKPGEEWTGRLELSILPSS from the exons ATGGATCATTCTGGGGCGGCCAGTAACCAGAAACCAGCAGTTGAAGTTGCCAAAGACAAGAATGGTGTGGACCAAGTGCTGCTTAGGAACTCTCGTGGAGCTTCAGCAAGG GTTAGCTTGCATGGAGGCCAAGTTCTTTCATGGAAAACTGAAAAAGGTGAAGAATTATTGTTTACCAGTACTAAG GCAGTTTTCAAGCCACCAAAAGCTGTGAGAGGAGGAATTCCAATCTGTTTTCCGCAG TTTGGGGCTCGTGGAAACCTCGAGCAGCACGGGTTTGCTCGaaacaagatttggaaaatCGACGATAACCCTCCTCCTCTTACTCGTGGCGAAATCAAAGACAAATCCTGCATCGATTTGCTTCTTAAACCGTCTGAAGACGATCTGAAAATATGGCCACATAG TTTTGAATTCAGACTCAAGATCTGTTTGACAGCAGATGGCAATCTCACTTTAATATCACGAATTCGTAATATCAATTGCAAGCCTTTCAGTTTCTCCATTGCATTCCACACATATTTCTCCATTTCTGATATCAG TGAGGTAAGGGTCGAGGGGCTTGAGATTCTCGACTATCTCGACAACTTATGCGATAAACAACGGTTCACCGAGCAAGGAGACGCCTTAACGTTTGAATCCGAG ATCGATCGGGTTTATCTTAGTTCTTCAGATCTCGTCGCCGTGCTTGATCATGAACGAAAACGCACATTTGTTATAAGAAAGGAAGGACTTCCAGATGTTG TGGTGTGGAATCCATGGGAGAAGAAATCGAAATCCATCGTCGATCTCGGGGACGAAGACTACAAACAAATGCTATGTGTTGATGGAGCTGCAATTGAGAAACCTATTACATTGAAGCCAGGTGAGGAATGGACTGGCCGTTTGGAACTATCCATCCTCCcctcgagttaa
- the LOC111810159 gene encoding 6-phosphogluconate dehydrogenase, decarboxylating 2, chloroplastic-like, whose amino-acid sequence MEASAALSRIGLAGLAVMGQNLALNIAEKGFPISVYNRTTSKVDETVDRAHNEGNLPLFGQYNPRDFVLSIQRPRSVIILVKAGLPVDQTIAALSDHLEPGDAIIDGGNEWYENTERRIAQVSDRGILYLGMGVSGGEDGARHGPSLMPGGSFQAYSNVEDILKKVAAQVDDGPCVTYIGEGGSGNFVKMVHNGIEYGDMQLISEAYDVLKHVGGLSNSELADIFSEWNRGELESFLIEISADIFKVKDEHGDGELVDKILDKTGMKGTGKWTVQQAAELSIAAPTIAASLDCRYLSGLKEERESAAEVLKEAGLNDSVGSVRSGIDKKKLIEDVRQALYASKICSYAQGMNLLRAKSLEKGWNLNLGELARIWKGGCIIRAVFLDRIKKAYQRNPNLASLLVDPEFAREMVQRQAAWRRVVGLAISAGISTPGMCASLAYFDTYRRARLPANLVQAQRDLFGAHTYERVDRQGSFHTEWTKLARNAGAGASILK is encoded by the coding sequence ATGGAAGCTTCTGCAGCTCTTTCTCGCATAGGCCTTGCTGGCTTGGCCGTCATGGGCCAAAACCTCGCTCTCAACATCGCCGAGAAAGGCTTCCCTATTTCCGTCTACAATCGTACCACTTCCAAGGTCGATGAGACTGTAGATCGCGCCCATAACGAAGGTAATCTCCCTCTGTTTGGTCAGTACAATCCTCGCGATTTTGTTCTATCTATTCAGCGCCCTAGATCGGTTATTATCCTCGTTAAGGCTGGCTTGCCTGTCGATCAGACCATTGCTGCGCTGTCCGACCACTTGGAGCCTGGTGATGCCATCATTGACGGTGGTAATGAGTGGTATGAGAATACTGAGCGTCGGATTGCGCAGGTTTCTGATCGGGGGATTCTGTATCTTGGGATGGGGGTTTCTGGTGGTGAAGATGGTGCTCGCCATGGGCCGTCGTTGATGCCTGGAGGGTCTTTTCAGGCTTATTCTAATGTTGAGGATATTCTGAAGAAGGTAGCTGCTCAAGTCGACGATGGTCCTTGCGTTACTTACATAGGTGAAGGGGGTTCGGGTAATTTCGTTAAGATGGTGCATAATGGTATTGAATATGGCGATATGCAGCTGATTTCCGAGGCCTACgacgttttaaaacacgttggAGGGTTATCGAATTCTGAATTGGCTGATATTTTCTCTGAGTGGAACAGGGGGGAGCTGGAGAGCTTTCTAATTGAGATATCAGCCGATATCTTTAAAGTTAAAGATGAACATGGTGATGGTGAATTAGTGGACAAGATTTTGGACAAGACTGGGATGAAAGGAACTGGGAAATGGACTGTGCAGCAAGCTGCTGAGCTTTCCATCGCAGCGCCAACGATTGCAGCGTCGTTGGATTGTAGGTACTTGAGTGGGTTGAAGGAGGAGAGGGAAAGTGCGGCTGAGGTGTTGAAGGAGGCGGGTCTAAATGACAGCGTGGGGTCAGTGAGGAGTGGGATTGACAAGAAGAAATTGATTGAAGATGTAAGGCAGGCTTTGTATGCCTCCAAGATTTGCAGCTATGCTCAGGGAATGAATTTGCTGAGGGCTAAGAGCTTGGAGAAGGGATGGAACTTGAATTTGGGAGAGTTGGCAAGGATTTGGAAAGGTGGGTGCATCATAAGAGCTGTGTTCTTGGACAGGATCAAGAAGGCATATCAGCGCAATCCTAACCTTGCAAGCTTGTTGGTGGATCCCGAGTTCGCCAGAGAGATGGTGCAGAGGCAGGCTGCTTGGAGAAGGGTGGTTGGGTTGGCCATATCGGCGGGGATCAGCACTCCAGGTATGTGTGCTAGCCTTGCCTATTTCGATACGTACAGGCGCGCTAGGCTGCCTGCCAATCTTGTGCAAGCGCAGAGAGACCTGTTTGGGGCTCATACATATGAGCGAGTGGATCGCCAGGGCTCCTTCCACACAGAGTGGACAAAGCTCGCTCGCAATGCTGGCGCTGGTGCTAGCATTCTCAAGTGA